A single Hyperolius riggenbachi isolate aHypRig1 chromosome 12, aHypRig1.pri, whole genome shotgun sequence DNA region contains:
- the LOC137542121 gene encoding large ribosomal subunit protein uL15-like has translation MPSKLRKTRKLRGHVSHGHGRIGKHRKHPGGRGNAGGMHHHRINFDKYHPGYFGKIGMRHYHLKKNQHFCPTINLDKLWTLVTEQTRLNHAKNPEGPAPVIDAVHAGYYKVLGKGKLPKQPVIVKAKFFSRRAEEKIKGVGGACVLVA, from the exons ATG CCTTCCAAGCTAAGAAAGACAAGGAAGCTCCGTGGCCACGTCAGTCACGGCCATGGCCGTATTG GCAAACACAGAAAGCATCCTGGTGGTCGCGGTAATGCTGGTGGTATGCATCACCATAGAATCAACTTTGATAAATA ccaccctggttACTTTGGCAAGATTGGCATGAGACATTACCACTTGAAGAAGAACCAGCATTTTTGTCCCACAATTAACTTAGACAAGCTGTGGACCCTGGTCACCGAACAGACTAGATTGAACCACGCCAAGAACCCTGAGGGACCGGCACCAGTCATAGACGCCGTGCATGCT GGCTATTACAAGGTGCTCGGCAAAGGAAAGCTCCCCAAACAGCCAGTCATTGTAAAGGCAAAATTCTTCAGCCGACGTGCCGAAGAGAAGATTAAAGGAGTCGGTGGTGCTTGTGTGCTGGTAGCATAA